CGAGGTCGAATTGCGCGAGGGATCGCCTTGCTTGTCTGTAGACAGGGTTCCATGCGCCGCTCGGCAATTTAGGCCGGTGATCCAGGCAATACAGGCTGCTTAGTCGAAGCCTTTCCTCTGGATCGTCCGCCTTCGGATCATCGCTCCCGCCGGCGAATGAGGTCAGCTCGGCGAGTGATCCGCAGAACCGGCAGAACCCCTGGAGGCGTTCGCCATTCAGTCGGGTGTCGCGCACCTTCGACTTCACCGGCCGTTTGCAGGCGCAGTCCCATACAAGCCCGATCAACGATTCGAGTGTTGCAACAAACCGCCGATCTCTTGGCGTCTGCCTATCCTCCGTTTTGATGAACTGGCGCAGCAACTGCCGCTGCATGCGAACCATCGCATCAAGTCCAATCAGTCGAATGATTCCGCTGAAGCTCACCCCTGTTCCTGCTCCGGGGATATGGCCCAAGTAGCGTTGTGGCAGCGTCGCCGTGTACGCAGCCACGGCGGGGTCAATAAGTTCCTGTAACAGCCCAACGATGGGGTAGCGCCGCGAGGAGGCGGAATACGGCCGCCAGCGATCCTCAAACTGCCCGATGGCTTCCGAGACAGTGGGATCGCAGCCTTCCCAGATGACAATGGTTGGATCGTTCTTCATGTCAACCATTTTGGACAACTAATAAGATGTAGGCAACCCCCAATAACGCCTAACCTTCGTAGCAATTCAGTTGATAACGGAGGTTTACGCAATGACGATAGAAGACACGCTACTGCAACGCTTCGGCCCGCTGCTGAGCATGGCACAGCTCGCCTCCGTCCTGGATCGATCACCGGATGGCCTGCGGGTCAGTTTGCGCACGACGAGCGAATGGGCGGGGCGAATCAACAAGGCTCGCTTGAAGATCGGTCGGCGCGTCTACTTTCGAACCTCGCAGATCGCCGAGGTGCTGAGCGACGAATCCCTGTACGGAACGGGGAACTGAGTCGTGGCGATTGACGTCCTGGCGGCGTTCGAGTGCGAACCGCCGGTGCTGGACTTCATATGGCCGGGCTTCCTCGCGGGAACCGTCGGCGCGCTCGTCGCCCCAGGGGCCACGGGCAAGAGCTTCTGGGCGCTGGAAGCGGCCATGAGCATCGCATGCAGCGTTGCCGGCGGCGACCTCGTGGGCCTGGCCCCCGCACACACCGGGCGCGTGGTCTATCTGGCCGGGGAAGACCCGCCGCCCGCGCTTGTCCGGCGCATTCACGCCATCGGCCAGCACCTTGGGCATACAGCCCGCCAAGCCATCGCCGAGAACCTCGTGCTTGAGCCGATCATGGGCAAGCGCCTGAACGTCATGGACGAGGCTCACTTGCGCCGCGTCATCGAGTACAGCGCCGGGGCGAGGCTGATCGTGCTGGACACCCTGAGCCGCATCCACGCCCTCGATGAGAACAGCAACGGCAACATGGCCCACCTCGTGGCCGTGCTGGAGCAGGTCGCGGCTACCACGGGCGCATCCGTGCTCTACCTGCACCACGTCAGCAAAGGAAGCGCCCGCGAAGGGCAGACCGACCAGCAGCAGGCCGCGCGTGGCGCGTCCGCGCTGATCGACAACGCCAGGTGGTGCGGTTACGTCGCCCGCATGACTGAGGACGAGGCGAAGCGCCTCAGCGACCGCGCCCATGACCGGCAGCCCATCGGCGATGAGCGGCGCGGCTTCTTCGTGCGTTTCGGCGTCAGCAAGCAGAACTACGACGCCACGCCGCTTGATCGCTGGTACATGCGGCACGCCGGCGGCGTGCTGGTGCCGGTGGAGCTGTATGAGGCCAGCAGGAATGAGGAAAGACGTAATAGTCGGAGGCGAGGCGATGGCTTTTGACCTCACCCATGCCAGGCACGACCCAATGCACTGCTTGGTCCCCGGCTTGTTCCGCAGTCTCAAGCGCGGTGAACGGAAGAAACTCAAGCTCGATGTGACGTATCACTACGCCGGGACTGAACAAGCGCGGTTCGTCGGTTTCGAGCCTCTTGGCGCTGATGACATGCGGCTGCTGCAAGGTCTTGTGGCTCTTGGAGGGCCGAAGGGCATCATCCTGACGCCAGAGCCAACAGCGGACTTGCCGAAGCAACTCCGTCTATTCCTTGAGCCGAAGTTCGACGCGGTGGGGCAGGATGCGCTGGTCGTGCGAGAGAGCATGACCCGCCTGCTAGGCGAAATCGGCTTGACCGATGGCGGTGACAACATCCGGGCGATCAAGGCGTGCTTGCTGCGCATGGCAAACGTGACGGTGGTGCTCACCAAGGGAAGCCGGCAAAGGTCTTTTCACCTGATGAGCTATGCCTTCGATGAGGATGACGGACGGCTGTTTGTCGCGTTGAATCCTCAGATTGCAGAGGCGATTCTTGGGCGGCGCCCATATACCCGCATCGAGATGGTCGAGGTGCGGGCGCTGCAAACCGACCCGGCCCGCCTGATTCACCAACGGCTATGCGGCTGGATCGACCCCGGCAAAGCCGGGCGCGTGGAACTCGATACCCTTGCTGGCTACGTCTGGCCGGACGAGGCGAACGCCGAGGCCATGAAGAAGCGCCGCCAGAAGGCCCGCAAGGCTCTGGCCGAGCTTGCCACCGTGGGATGGAAGGTCAGCGAGTATGCGGCAGGGAAGTGGGAAATTGGCAGGCCGAAGCCCGTAGTAACGTTCCCCAAGCTCCGTAGCAACGTTCCCCTTCACCCGTAGCAACGTTCCCCGCCTCAAACCGGAAAACAGAGCAACGGCGCGGGCTTGCGGCTAGTCCGCAAATTCCATCCATGATCTTCCAAGATCATCCACTAGGCGCGGCACTTGCCGCCGCCCTTTAGGGCGACGCCAAGTCCTTGCCGATGGTCGGCCTGCGGCCGAGTTGTACGCCAGAAGGGCGGTCAGCTCCGGCCGGTTCTTTTTAGCGGCTAAAACGCTGCGCCCCTCAAGTGTCAATAAGATGTTGTATGTTGTATGTTGTAGCGCGCTACAACATACAACAGTTCAATTCAATGCCCTGGCCACGTCATGAGATCGGCCTTTCTTTCGCGCGCTACGTCGAGCTGCAGCATCGTCATCTCCGGCGAGGCTGGCCATGTCCGGGCCATGGTCGACCATCGCCACGTCCGACGATGCACCGAGGGCCCCATCGCCAGTTCTGACGATGACGGCCGCCGGCGCTGGAGCTCGCATCGCCACTTCTGACGATGCGATCCTCTCTTTGACACTTGAGGGGCCGAGCGGCGGGGATCTCCCGGCCTACTCCCCTCTTGGCGTTCAATTTTCCGTGCTGAATGAGCTGCCATCCCTGTTTCGATGGGCGTGCCTGTGTCATCGGCTCTATGTCAACCATTTCGGCCAATTATTGGAATGTTGTGTAGGCCAGCACTCCGTAACCTTCGGAGTAGTTCAGTTGATAACGGAGGTTTACGGACATGGCGACGACAGAAAGCAGCTACCCCGAGGAGCTGGCCGCACGGCTGGCTCTTCAGCAGAAGACCTCGCAAACAAAGCGCAGGGACTACCTGGCCGCTTTCATGGCGGTGCGCTCGGACGTGAAGGAAGCGATGGAGGCCGGCTACGCGCTCAAGATCATCTGGGAGCACCTGCGCGAGGTCGGGCGCATCCCTTTCCGGTATGAGACGTTCCTGAAGTACGTTCGCCAGCACATCACCAATGCGCGGCCTAGCTCAATGGGGCAGGGTACGAAGTAAGCAAAGTTCCATGCTCAATCGCTGCAAGCGCATGGCTGAAACGCTGTTACCGGCCTCTTGGATCTCTGCAAGCACGCGGACATTGGCAATTTCCGTTGGTTTTCCCGCTGTTGGCGCGCTGTTGCGAAGCAACGGTGCGGTTACAG
This is a stretch of genomic DNA from Hydrogenophaga crocea. It encodes these proteins:
- a CDS encoding LuxR family transcriptional regulator, which translates into the protein MKNDPTIVIWEGCDPTVSEAIGQFEDRWRPYSASSRRYPIVGLLQELIDPAVAAYTATLPQRYLGHIPGAGTGVSFSGIIRLIGLDAMVRMQRQLLRQFIKTEDRQTPRDRRFVATLESLIGLVWDCACKRPVKSKVRDTRLNGERLQGFCRFCGSLAELTSFAGGSDDPKADDPEERLRLSSLYCLDHRPKLPSGAWNPVYRQARRSLAQFDLELARLNQQCAKPATAQVKSGDQLVDSYFFHYVAGQTLQPADKAELRNQARLMVDSKLSDRKKQMLMLQRSGLNQSEIARKLGIERQAVSKALTSIPAMFHLSSKSRSRRQPN
- a CDS encoding plasmid-related protein, which produces MTIEDTLLQRFGPLLSMAQLASVLDRSPDGLRVSLRTTSEWAGRINKARLKIGRRVYFRTSQIAEVLSDESLYGTGN
- a CDS encoding helicase RepA family protein, producing MAIDVLAAFECEPPVLDFIWPGFLAGTVGALVAPGATGKSFWALEAAMSIACSVAGGDLVGLAPAHTGRVVYLAGEDPPPALVRRIHAIGQHLGHTARQAIAENLVLEPIMGKRLNVMDEAHLRRVIEYSAGARLIVLDTLSRIHALDENSNGNMAHLVAVLEQVAATTGASVLYLHHVSKGSAREGQTDQQQAARGASALIDNARWCGYVARMTEDEAKRLSDRAHDRQPIGDERRGFFVRFGVSKQNYDATPLDRWYMRHAGGVLVPVELYEASRNEERRNSRRRGDGF
- the repC gene encoding replication protein C, IncQ-type, with protein sequence MAFDLTHARHDPMHCLVPGLFRSLKRGERKKLKLDVTYHYAGTEQARFVGFEPLGADDMRLLQGLVALGGPKGIILTPEPTADLPKQLRLFLEPKFDAVGQDALVVRESMTRLLGEIGLTDGGDNIRAIKACLLRMANVTVVLTKGSRQRSFHLMSYAFDEDDGRLFVALNPQIAEAILGRRPYTRIEMVEVRALQTDPARLIHQRLCGWIDPGKAGRVELDTLAGYVWPDEANAEAMKKRRQKARKALAELATVGWKVSEYAAGKWEIGRPKPVVTFPKLRSNVPLHP
- a CDS encoding TraK family protein, with translation MATTESSYPEELAARLALQQKTSQTKRRDYLAAFMAVRSDVKEAMEAGYALKIIWEHLREVGRIPFRYETFLKYVRQHITNARPSSMGQGTK